The genomic segment TCGGGGTCGTCTGCGCCCTGCTCGAGGCGGGACGGTCGGGCCGGGGCCAGGTGGTCGACGCGGCCGTGGTCGACGGCGCGGCGCTGCTCACGACGCTGTTCCACGAGCTCGCGGCGGTTGGGCTCTGGCGCTGGGAGCGCGGCGTGAACCTGCTCGACGGCGGCGCCCCCTTCTACGGCGTCTACGAGACCAGCGACGGCGGGTACGTGTCGGTGGGCGCGCTGGAGCCCGGGTTCTACCGGGAGCTGCTCGAGCGGCTCGGGCTGGGCGAAGCTCGTGACCTGCCTGTCCAGGCGGACCGGGACCGGTGGCCGGAGCTGCGGGAGCGCTTCGCGGCCGTGATCCGGACCCGGACGCGCGACGAGTGGTGCCGGCTCGCCGGGGATGGCGACGCCTGCCTGACCCCGGTCCTCTCCCCCGCCGAGGCCCCGGAGCACCCGCACAACCGGTACCGGGGGACCTTCGTCGACACCCCGGAGGGGCCGCGGCCCGCGCCGGCGCCCCGCTTCAGCCGCACGCCGTGCGCGCCGCCCGGCCGGACGCCCGTGCCCGGCCAGCACACCGGCGAGGCGCTCGCCGACTGGGGCTTCACCGCCGGCGAGCTGGCCGGCCTGCGCGAGGCGGGCACCGTCGAGTGACCAGTGACCGGGCCCTGGCCGCCAAGCCGGCCCGGGCGGTGCCTCGGGGTGCGGCTGAGCGGGCAGCCGAGCCATGCACCCACCCAGGGCCGCCCCGCGTACCCACCCAGAGCCGCCCACCACCCGGATACCCAACCCTTCCACCCGACCGACCGCCCCGGCCGCCCGCATACCCACCCGACCAGCCGCCCGCCTATCCGGCCGGCCGCCCACCGCCCGGCCGGCCACTCACTCGACCGGCCGGCCACTCACTCGGCCGGCCGTCCGCCCACCGCCCGGCCGTCCGCCCGCGAACTGGACAGCTCAGGACGCGGCGGGGACGGCGAGCCAGTCGTCGAGGCTCCGTAGCCAGCCGGACAGGGCCTCTCGGTGGACGCTGTGGCCGGCGGGCAGCTCACGGGTCGTGCCCTGGCGCAGCGCGCGCACCAGCGCCTTGCGGTCGGTACCGACCAGGTTGGACCCGAGCGCCTCCTCGGCCAGCACCAGCAGAACCGGGACGTCCACGAGGGCGGCCATGCCGGCCAGGTCGAACGGCATCCGGGCGCGGAGGGTGGCTGCGACCGTGGCCGCGTCGCAGGCGGCCAGGTCGGCCACGCGGCGGCCGGCCTCTCCGGGCGCCCAGGCCGGGTTGGCCGCCTCCAGCTCGCCCCGGAGCACCTCGGGCTCGCGCAGGGCACGGCCGACGTCTTGCTCGATCCCGTCCGCCAGACCGGCCCAGTCGATGCCGTTCGGGCCGGGTGGGTCCTCGAGCACGACCCGGCTGGCGAAGCCGGGCCGCCCTCCGAGCAGCGCGAGCGCGACGAGGGCGCCAAGCGAATGCCCGACCAGCAGGTCGACCGCTGCCCGGCTGTCCACCGATCCGTCCGCCCCGGCGGCGGCCGTCTCGGCCACGTCGGCGGCCAGGTCGGCCGGGCCGAGGCCGATGGCCCCCCGGGGACTCTCGCCGTGGCCGCGCAGGTCGACCGCGAGCACCCGGAAGCCCCGCTCGGCGAGCGCCGGCCCCACCCGCCACCAGGTGCGCGACGACGAGGTGACCCCGTGGACGAGCAGGGCCAGCGGCCGCCCGGGGTCGCCGTTGCCCCAGGAACGGGTCGCGAGCCTCACCACGTCAGGCGCCTGCTACCGTCATCTGCCCCACGAGCAGGCTGGCGCCGCCGATCGAGCCGGTCGTGAAGCGGAGGTCAGAGCCGACCGCAACGATCCCCTTGAGGATGTCGAGCAGGTGGGCGGCGACCGTGGCCTCGCGCACGGGCTCGGCCAGCTCGCCGTCGCGGAACAAGAGCCCGCTCACCCCGACCGAGAAGTCGCCGGTGACCGGGTTGGCGCCGGAGTGGACGCCGGAGACGTCCTGGACGAGCAGCCCCTCCCCGGCCCGCGCGAGCAGGCCGGCCTGGTCGGCGTCGCCCGGG from the Actinomycetes bacterium genome contains:
- a CDS encoding CaiB/BaiF CoA-transferase family protein, with translation MGPLEGVRVVEVAGIGPGPFCAMLLADMGAEVLRVDRPASSPAAHPYVLARGRRSVAVDLKRPGGAEVVLRLAASADVLLEGFRPGVAERLGIGPDACLARNPRLVYGRMTGWGQDGPLARTAGHDINYLALAGALHPIGRAGEAPVPPLNLVGDFGGGGMLLAFGVVCALLEAGRSGRGQVVDAAVVDGAALLTTLFHELAAVGLWRWERGVNLLDGGAPFYGVYETSDGGYVSVGALEPGFYRELLERLGLGEARDLPVQADRDRWPELRERFAAVIRTRTRDEWCRLAGDGDACLTPVLSPAEAPEHPHNRYRGTFVDTPEGPRPAPAPRFSRTPCAPPGRTPVPGQHTGEALADWGFTAGELAGLREAGTVE
- a CDS encoding alpha/beta hydrolase, whose translation is MRLATRSWGNGDPGRPLALLVHGVTSSSRTWWRVGPALAERGFRVLAVDLRGHGESPRGAIGLGPADLAADVAETAAAGADGSVDSRAAVDLLVGHSLGALVALALLGGRPGFASRVVLEDPPGPNGIDWAGLADGIEQDVGRALREPEVLRGELEAANPAWAPGEAGRRVADLAACDAATVAATLRARMPFDLAGMAALVDVPVLLVLAEEALGSNLVGTDRKALVRALRQGTTRELPAGHSVHREALSGWLRSLDDWLAVPAAS